The Brienomyrus brachyistius isolate T26 chromosome 9, BBRACH_0.4, whole genome shotgun sequence genome contains the following window.
TATGTAGACACCTCAGCCGGTCTTCCAGAGAGTGGATCTACAGAATGACAAGTCAACAAAGCAGAGTAATACTTCTTGTGTAACACAACAAAACAAATAATTACCATTatcgtcattattattatttttattcttattattattatatggggTGTAACGGCGGCTCAGAGGTCAGTAAAATAGCTTCACATCACCAGGGGTACGGCTTCAATTCCTGCCCAGTGGCTGCATGGATGGTATCACAGCTCAGCTTAAAAATAGGTAAACCCTAAACTGGCTGCAGTGTTAGTGATTAGCCTGAGGAGGACTGACAGCCTGTTCTAtcccctgcctgattcccagCGGAGGGTCTCCGCTGTGCTGCTGGACATCTCATGATATCCACACCTGACCTGGACATGACCTCATGCAAACTTCAGGCACGTAAGCGGCAGCTCCATGTTGAAGCTCGAAATCACATGGCTTCCACAACAGCACCAGATATGACATTAGTGCAACATTGGGTACCAACTTTAATCGTCTCTTTTATAATATACATTTGCTATTTTGGTGATATTAGTGCAACATtgggaacagattttttttttttttttttttatatcgaCAAGAGTGGATGTTAACAGTCTTTTAAATTTGCTGTTTCGGTGTGAAATTCTTTATATAGCTTAAGCTTAAACACCTTTATAAAGCTAAAGGTATAAGAAATATACTGTTGGTAAATACACTATCTATCCAGGTGTTCAGCCTACTGAGTTCCCATTAGAAGGCTCGTGTGTGGATTAGGCGGGGAGGTCATGTGACTTCCGGCCCCACAGTGGAGAGCCTCAGGTCAGTGGTGACCCGGGGATCTGCAGCCAGACCCTTCTCGCTGGCACTGGGACTGATCACcaaccttctcctggtactccTGCTCCTTCAGCCTGGCCTCACTGAGTAGAGTGGTCTTCTGAGCCAGCTGTGCCTGGGAAAGCACAacaaaataatgtttaaaaaagGGTAGGAAGTGGAGGTGAGAAATGGAGAGAGAGTGAAGCAGAACACGAGGGCTACAGTAAAGTAAGCAAACACTATATGACAATTGCTTTACTCTGTCAGAAGACACACAAATTAATATTTGTTAATGTATTTGTTAATATGTGTTTATTAAAATGTCTTTATGCGACACATTAGGAATGAACTTCTTATATTGGTCAGAGCTGTCCAGTGTACAGGAAGAAATTTCTAATTTAATACATATAGTTTTCAGGGAAAAAAGCACAACAACAACACAACAAAGCTTTTGCCATCCCAGAAATGTGagttaaaataaaatgtgaaagtATTACAAGTAAGTTCATAATAAAAGTCAAATTTGGAGTTCCCATGATGTTTCATACCCTGGAAACTCATGAGACAAGCATTAGAGGACCCCCTAGTGGCAAAGATAGGAAATGTCCTCAAGTCTAAAGTACATATCTGAGCTCCATTGCTGGCTGACTGCAGGCCCAACAGCAGCTAAATGACGCTGCTGCAAACCTAAAGCTGAAGCATGTTACACACTTACTGCCCTAATTTTGGGGCTGGGTGCAAAAGTAACAACAGTGTTTAAGTGGAAACCAGGGAGGAAGCAACAGGCACTGAATTCAGCCAATTACTGTCGAAAGCCAACATGGGGCAACAGCCCGCCAGAGCTACTAACGCTCTCCAGACAGAGGGAGTACACTGGCAGGAGCAGCAGGGCGAGTGGAAAACTGGGGCTGAGTCACTTCCTCATGGATGAGAAGAGTAGCAGCACCCCTCCTGGGCGGAGGTCAACCCCAGCCCCCGAATGAAGCCCAAAAGTAGAGGAAGCCAGGTGCTGTGCTCAGCTGAAACACTCAGAATGTGAAAAGCTATAAAACTGAAAGTGCAAGGCCTGCAGAACTAAGGGGCTCCACTAAAACGCAGAGCCAAGCTTCAGCACACACTGACCGTCACAACTGCTGCTGTCATAAAATCAGTGTTTAACTCACCTGCAGATCTGCCGGGGAGCCCTGAAACAAATGAGATCTCTGGTTACACAACGGACATAATTTGGTTAAATGAGCTAGTATTTTAAATCCAAAAAACCCCAATCCCACAAACCCACAGGCCTTATCCCGCTACATAGCCCAAGAGTCGTGCAGGATTGTCAACCCTAGTGAACAATCCCACCAGACAACCCCACCACCTCACAATCCCACAAGCCCTGTTGAAGAATAAAGAAAAATCCATTCtacttattatttttaaatgtaggtCATTCTATTACCAGTTCAATCAAGCCCAATTAATAAAGACCTCAGTTGGGCTAAGGATGCGTACTGAGATACCTGTTCGCTGTTCTGGATTCTCTGTTGGAACTCATCCAGCTCCTTCTGTATCTCCCACACTCGTGCCCCCATCTCCTCTTCACGGTTCTGCAAACACACAAGGTAAGAACTGACAGCTGGCTTCCTGTGACAGGACATTACTTCCTATAGCCACATTGCCAGGAAAGGTGTGACTTACCTCACTGTCATTAGCAGAAGTCATAACTGTCAGTCGAATCTCATATCCCAGGAAAACATCCCTTACTCTAGTGGCTTATAGACATGCAGTAAATTCCTGAATTATGAAAACCACCCTCTTAAATTTGCCATATGATGGGCACCAAAAGGGCACCCACTGCCAAAAAAGCATAGATCATGTTCGATCCTGCTTGAAGAGGTGGGCCCAGGCACAGTTCAGTTGGACTCAGGCACGGTACGTATCTAGTATGATCACTAATCATACCCGAGCATGCAACTCAGACATGACGTAACAGATGCGACTGGCTATTTAACAAACATGGTGGCAAATGGATCACTTTGGTCTACAGCGGAAGTGCAGGGTTTGCTGGGTTGTTGAGTATCCAGTAAGAACTGGATGCAACACACAAAACTCAGAGATATTTCGAACAGAACAGCACTTTCTTCTTATACGTGCAACAAGATTAATTGAAGATCGCTATGTGGCATATAAATCAATGAGGGTCGTCTGCCATCGTGCCCAGAATGACCCGAAATAAACCACAAGGGCATTAAGCATGAGCTCCATTGTGCTGTGCGATAGCACTTTTCTTCAGCACAAAAAGGTGCACAGTGGTGACAAAAGTGTGCTCGCGCCCGGAATGTTAAGCACAATATGAGCTCAGACCACCGgggtagaggaggggggggtatAAGGGAAGCAGGCTTAATGTGAGTACACACTAAACGCATCATAGGTACTTTCCTCAACCTCCATAGTTTACATACAGGTCCGAGAGGTAAGTGGGTGATGCACTGCTACGCTCACTCTTCGCTATGTGCCTGGGGAGACCAGGATATGTGCTGGGATGCCAGCTGTGAGCTCCACTTTCAGCTCGCTCCAACTGTCACCGTATCTATAACCTTCCGACCGTCAAACAGCAGTAGGTGTGCTTTATCTCCAGCTTTCAGACTGCTCTCTTAACAAGCGTATTCCCTggaatgacacccccccccccaaatggactgtgcctgttacttgtacATAGTTTTCAGTCTTAAGCACTTTCACTTTCCTGCGTGACATAGTGGCTCCTTCTGAGATAGTGTTGTGTATTTTGCCTTCACCATCATCCGAACTGCAGCAGTACACAGCAATGAGGTAATGGGGAACCGCACAATACCAACTCAAAACAATCGGTGTTCATGGCTAAGGACTGTTGCCCTGGTTCATTGCATGCTGTTTTGTTTGAGAATTCCCCAGTTTTAGAATCACCTGTTGGTTAACTGCCTCTCTAcatgacagttcacattttaaaatgaaaactcTACAGTCAGCCACACCACCACTCAGCAGATAAGGTAGAGAGGCGTGTAGCTGGAGAAAACTGCTTTGGAAACCAAGGCCTCTACTGGAATACCAGAAGAATGGGTGGCACCTTTCAACAAGCACCATACCCACCCTTACAGGTACAGAATAAGGAAACTCCAAACTCAACATTGCACTTCAAACTTCACTTACCTCCTCAGGCTTTGAGTATagaaacagacaaaaaaaaacaatgttaacAGCCTAGATAACATATACATCTGCACTACTTCACATGTAAGGGAAATAATCTGCTCTCCTTCCCAGGTGCATGGCAGTTTCGAGGTGGCTTCCTGTACctgcaggatctcctcgtatCTATTCACTGTCCTGGTGAGGTCCTCTTCCTTCTGGGTGATTGTCTTACGTAGCTGGCTGGTTTCGTCCCTATGGCTCTCAATCAGCTCTGCCTCCACTTCCTGTGCCTTCCCTGGGGGGGAGAGTCAACATTAAGAATTCATTCAGTAGACTTCCAAAGCCATCAGACATCCCTATGGAGTTTGGATATATGACCTGCCAAAAAGACCAAAATGACTCCtaagacttaaaaaaaaaaaaaaaaaaaaaacatatttattcttGAAGATAAGCCAAGCTAGCAAAAGAAATCATACTTGCTGCTAAACTAGTGCATTTATAACTAAACCTTGTGTCCCTGACCATCACCTCACCTATGGCTTCTCTGACCGCTGACTCCAGCTCCTGCTCCTTCTTCGCCATCTGGGTATTGTATTCTCTCAACAGCTGCTTGAGACGCGAGTTGTGCTGCATCTCCATATCTTCTAGCTCCATCCTGACAGACAAGGCCAGATATAATGTGCATTTTCTCATGAAAGAACATCAGCAGTGCTCCCATAATGTCTGACCCAAAGATATCTGTAGGCACATCTCGTAATCTTCAGTATTAATTGATTAATCGTCCATTGTAAATGATTACCTCTGACGTACCATGCTATACAGGGGAATTTTACTCACTTGTGGTCCTTtttgcactcctctgccatCTCCTGCTTTACCAGCTCTAGTTCTTGCTCATGCTCCTTCCGGAGAGAGCGAAGGTCCTTTTGAAGCCGGGCCAGGTCCTTGTGGAGCTTCTGCTTTTCGCTATCTGCCTCATTGGGTTTGCAATGAAGCTCTCCTTGCACAGTCCTGGTCTCTTCACAGAGCCCATCAGGGCTTGGGCCAGCTGCCATCACAGCAGCTGATCTCTGCTTATGTTCCCTAAGCAGAGCCTCACTCTCCCTTAACCTCATACCCATCCCCTGCAGCTTCTGCTTACACTCCTCCACCAAAGAGCCCTGCAAACACCCTTTGTTTTCTGGTCCTTCAGCTAGACAAGCCTGGCCCTCCTCCACCTTCAATGCTACGATGTGTTCGCTAGAGTCTGTGTCCATTAAGTTCTTCAGTTCCCTTAAACAACTCTCTAGTTCCAtgatctttctttctttctcctgAACTTGTCCTTGTAAGTCTGAAAAGACTTCTGCTAGTGCAATCTGGGCAGCTAAATCCACATTTAGTTTGTCCACTTCAGCCTGAAAGCTTATCTTCTCCTCTTCTGCTTGCTTGAGCTTGTTCACCGCCTCCATAAGCTTGCAATTAACTTCTTCATGAATGGATACTTTTTCCCTTTCCTTTTCTTGAAGTGTTTGCAAAGCCTCTTTCTGGTTGGCTACTTCTCCCTCAAGTGTAGTTATTTTCTGTTCATACGCCTCCTTCAGCAGGTGCAGAGAGCTCTCCTTATCCCGTCGCTCATCATTCTTCACCTGCTCCACCTGGTGTTCTGCTTCAACCTTCCCCTTACTTAAAGCACCTTCAAGAAACTGGACTTTCTCCTCTAGACTTTTAGTGGAAAGTTCTCTTTCCTCCACATCTTTTTTGAGATCTTCTAGCTGTTTCTCCAAGGCTTTGAATGCCTGATCCTTCTCCTCCAACTGACTCTGCACGTTCTTTAGAATCTGCTCCTTCACCTCTACCTGTGCAGTCAGTTGCTTGCGTACTTGGCTAATCTTCtgctctgcttttttcttcaacTCTGCCAATTTACTCGCACTCTCAGAGGCTAAGCGTTCATCGGCTGCCTTAAGAGCCTCCTCTTTGCTCCTAAGGATCTCTGCCTTCACTCTTTCAAAGTCATCCTTCTGCTTCTCCAGTTCTTGCCTGGTGGTCTCATTCTCCAGTGCCAAAGACTGCAAATGCTCCTGAGCCTGTTGGTCCTGGCTCCGGATTTGGGCCGCCTGAACTTGGGCTTGCTGTAGTCGCTCTTCAAGCTCCCTCTGCTCACGTTCACGCACAGCCACCTGTTCCTCCAGCTCACTCGCTCGGCTCCTGCACCCTGCCAGCTCTGCAGTCAGGGCACTGAGTCGCTGTTCTTTCTCACTTAGGCTCTGGTCCATCTCAGACTTGCTGACAGACTGCTGATCGATGATGGCTGTCAGTTTCTCCAGCTGCTTGTCCTTCTCTGTGATTTCTTTCTCCATGTCTTCCAGCTTAGCCTGAAGGGACTTGACCATGTTGTGGTTCTGGGTGAAGCGGGCCTCCACTTTTTTCTTGATCTCGGATGCCTTGTTCTTGTATTGTTCTGCCTGTTCGAGGGCAGCGGCTTTCTCTGAACTTAGGGCCTTGACAGTCTCCTCCATATCGTTCAACAGCTTCTGCTGTTGCTCCTTGTGCTCATGATTCAACGAAGATATAAGttcatcttttcctgctacactgtttTGAAGTTGGTTCTTTAAATCATTTATTATACCTTCCAAACTGCTAATATGCAGGTTGTTTCCTTTAAGAGTCTCAGAGATGCTTACATTGTCCTTTCTAAGCTGGTCAATGCACAAATCTTTCTCAGCAAGCATCTGCAAGTCTTTTTGTAgagtctgattttctgcagttaCGGCGCTTATGTGTTctgcatttacatttatctgGGATGTCATCTGCTCAAGGGAGTCACTTAAACGCCTGATCTCCTGTGACTTTTGCTGAAGCTGCTCCTCCAAAGAGCTCATTTTGACAGTCCTGGTCAGGATGGTGCTTCTGAGTTGTTCCACTCGTTTCTGACCACAGATAACTCTATCTTTCAAGGCACCAAGCCGACCCTCCACTTGGTCACACAGGTCATTAGCAGTGCCATTCATCTTCATTTGCACCTCACCACAGAGTAGTGTTAACTGTGTGTGCACTAAATTTATCTGGTTTCTGAAGTCGTCTTCCTTAACTTGCATTTGAAGAGCACACTTTTCAAGTCTCTTTTGCCAGTCTCCACTTTCTTTGTTAGAAACTTCAAGGACCTGCATTTTGCTCTGAGTTTCTTCTAACTCCTTTGACAGTGTTTGCAGTTTTTCCCTGTTTTCCTCTTCGGTTTTACTTAGCTGATCCTGAAATGAGTTCCTTTCGGTAAGAGCCTGGTTTAGGTTTTTCTCTATGGCTTCTACTTGCTCTTTCAGCATCATTTCACTTCCTGACAAACTTTCTAGCTTGGTAGCTGCTTCCTTGAGCTCTGCCTGTAATTTCTGCACAGTGGTCTCTCTCATTGCAAGCTCCTCCCTGAGATTTTTAATATTCTGATGCAATTCTTCCTTCTCATCTCTGCTGGTTACAAGCTGCTGAGTCACCTCAACCACCTCTTGTGTCAGGCTCTGTAGCTTTTCCTGCAGTTCTTCCTGTTGGCACATCTTCCTCTGCCAGCTCTGTGACAGATCCTCCTGCTCCTTCTTCAGTGCATCTCGAAGTCTCTCCATCTGTTCCTTATGGGTGGCCTCCAACTGCATGACAGTGTCGCTAATATCCGCAGAGTTCACCTGGGCCATCTCCAGGATTTTCTCCTTGACCTGCTTGTCCTTTTCAGTCAACTCTCGATCTTTCTTCTCTAGCTCCTTTTTGAATTTTTCTTCCTGCTCTTGAATTTTCTTCTTcatcttctcattcatgtctttGGCCTTCTGTTTGATCTTCTCAGTCTTGGTCTCCTGCACTTTCAATTTGTCCTCCATCTCTTTCTTTACATTCTCCAGTGTCTTCTCAAGAGCAGCCCTCTCATCACCAATCCTCTTCCTCATCTGCTGCTCCTCCTGTTGTTGCTTAGCCAACAATTCATTGAATGTCTGTTCTTGAACACAGAGTtccttcttaacctgttccagTTGTTGCACCAGCACTTTCTGATCTGTAGAGTGCTTTTGAAGAAGGTCCTCTGTCTTCTGCTCAGAAGCATTCAGTGTGTTCTGTAGTTGCAGCTCCAGCTCTTTTATGCGACTTCTGCAGCTTGACAACTCTACTGTAACTTCTCCCTGCTGAGCGCTAACTTCTAGCAAGCTATCTTTCTCTTCCTGAGCCTTCTGAAGCCTCTGTCTCAGATCTTCCATTTCCAGTGTGCTTGCTCTCTGTGCCACTTCCACAGAACTAGTGTGTTCTTGCAGATCTTTCATCTCTTGCTGGTGAGAGGCAGCCAGCTGATCTAGCCTATCCTTTCCTTCCTGTAAAGCCTTTTCTGTGGCCTCCTTCAGATTCTGTTCTTTCTTCAGCTGCTCCTCCAAtcctttctctttctcctctACGACCAGCTTGAGCTTGTTAAGTTCCTCCTTCAGTGTCTTTTCCACACCACCTAGGGACTGCTCATGTGCAGACTGAATGCATTCAATCTCTCCCTGGTACCTAGACCGTTCCTCCTGAATCTCCTCCTCAAACTTTTGCCTGACAGTGTTAACTTCAGCCCTGCAGGACACAAGTTGTTCCTCCAAAACATGTTTGCTCCTCAGTACCTCATTAAGCTCATTTGCCAGGGCCTCCAGCTCTGTCTGTTTCACATCTAGCTTCTCGAGTGTCCTCAGGTTCATGTCCTCTACATGCGTATGAAACTGCACTTCCTTCTCCTTCAGGGCAGCCTCCATTATTACTTGGTGCTGCTCTTGCAGTTTCTTGACCTCAGTGAGGCACTGTTCTCGAATAAGTACTAGGTCCTCTTGGTGCTTTGCTTCCTGAGCCTGATACTcctcttcaggtttgctgtTCTCCTCCTCTGTTTGGGTTGCTATCTCCACAGGTGAATCTGCTCCATCCTGATGGGTTTTTGGTAGAGAACTTTTCAGCTCCAGGATTCTCTGTTGGAGAAGGTATTATACATAATTATATTCCAGCTGTGACAAGTTCTACCGAAAGAAACTGAGGGCCACATACAACATTGGTGCTTGCTGTCATTCTAAGAATAATGatgtaaaaaatgtatttcagaTGATGTGTGTCCTAAACTGATTTTTGTTACAAAGGCTAATGCTTATCTTGACTTATACCTACTGTATATGATAACGTTAAATTTATCAGCCGATGTTTCATTATCGCTAATAAATCTGCTGGTATAAGCCAGGGATTTAGCAGATGTAAGTTGAAAAATCTAAGGCTTTCCCCATGTCCATGTCACTCTGATCTACTGTCCAAATAAAAGAGCTACTTAAATTATAAAGTTGTGATTGATTTATCCCATGACAGTCACTAGTCAAATATTTCTAATCAGGAGATTTAGATTTAAATGTTCACTAGCTTCCTATGTTCACTTCCTCTGCTGGAATGGAGGATGCTGTACCGATGCACAGTGCCCCAATTCAGAAATGCATAAAGAGGGCTGTGTTGAGGCTCTCACTGTGCGAGAAgcctccagctcctgctgcagctcctggaCTTGACCATCTCTCTCCGACTGCACCGCGGCTTTCTGGAGCTCGGCTTCCTCCAGCGCCAGGGCCGTCTGCTGGTCTCGCTCCTGCATGGCCTGAGTCAGCTCTGTCTGGCACTTTTCCTGAAAATCAAAGAAACCCATCTCTGATACTCCCTCTATTGTGTATAGACAGGTTCAGCTGACAATGCCTACCAGGCACCATTCACCAAGGCCCTGGGCCCATTATTCAAGGGTCAGTTCTGCTGATAGTGACAGTCAGTACTGCCTGGGCCCATTATTCAAGGGCCAGTTCTGCTGATAGTGACAGTCAGTACTGCCTGGGCCCATTATTCAAGGGCCAGTTCTGCTGATAGTGACAGTCAGTACTGCCTGGGCCCATTATTCAAGGGCCAGTTCTGCTGATGGTGACAGTCAGTACTGCCTGGGCCCATTATTCAAGGGCCAGTTCTGCTGATAGTGACAGTCAGTACTGCCTGGGCCCATTATTCAAGGGCCAGTTCTGCTGATAGTGACAGTCAGTACTGCCAAGTCCCACTCACCAAGGCCTGGTTTAGTTGTTCCTGAAACTGAATGTCTTGCTGCTTCATTCGATCATCCAGTTCTTGCTCCTTTCTGGCCAAAACCTGTGCATGCGACTTCTCCAGCTCAGCTACACGCTCCTCTGATGACGTCTGTGTAAGTGAACACAGACTTAGGAGATAATGCACATGCGAGTCCATTTCTGTGCGCGAGAACTAGGCTGTGAAGCTGGCTGTAAAGACTGAGGAGGCGGACAGTATGAATGGCGAGTCACTGGCATCTGGAACACACATTCAGGACGTTCACTCGTAGAAAGGAAGCTCTCACATCAACAAGGAGAATGTTCCTAGTCTCCGACACACAAAGAGCCGCCGTGATCGCTGATCCGCCCCCTTACCGCCTTGCCAGACAAAACACACTCACAGGGCCACTGAATGAACCCAAACGGCACACGCTCTGTGACCCAATTTAGCTGCAGATTCATCTGGGCTTTGGAAAAACCCAGAAATAAAAAGGCTGAGATCAGACAGGGAAGTGGCACACCCCAGGGGAAAgggagccccccacccccactctatTTAATCATGACTCCACATCCAGCTTGTTCTGGCTGCTCCCAACTGCGCTCAGAAGGCCCATG
Protein-coding sequences here:
- the LOC125748408 gene encoding golgin subfamily A member 4-like isoform X4; amino-acid sequence: MFKKLKQKINEEQSPQRNAQPQQQLQQQAQVGPRDPPSRAASLLQDDSPPAPTDRETTSKGAGQTTPLRGSVNGDDSTSPQKQESLAQKLQLRVSSMESLFRSPGKADGLMRTPSRESLVRSSSRDSLTRLESESLGVTPSYDPPSDIESEAEDMPGNSDTLSKEQLLHRLHRVDRSLANYRGKYSELVTAYRTIQREKEKTQVILSQSQDKALRRIGELREELQMDQQAKKHLQEEFDAALEEKDQLITVLQTQVALMKKRMQGIPVEGVPPESDIAQPEGSQETSSPESSCSNEAGGGNVPVEALQQRIRRQENLLQKCKELLRSQKERSTQLGSENEALQQQLQERLQELEKMKELHTTEKTRLITQLRDAKNLIEQLEQDKGMVIAETKRQMHETLEMKEEEVAQLRARIQQAIAEKEELQEQREKSERAAFEELERALGVAQRAEEARRQLQAKTEEQMKQVERTSEEERRSLQQELTRVKQEVVQIMKTSSEERVAELEKSHAQVLARKEQELDDRMKQQDIQFQEQLNQALEKCQTELTQAMQERDQQTALALEEAELQKAAVQSERDGQVQELQQELEASRTRILELKSSLPKTHQDGADSPVEIATQTEEENSKPEEEYQAQEAKHQEDLVLIREQCLTEVKKLQEQHQVIMEAALKEKEVQFHTHVEDMNLRTLEKLDVKQTELEALANELNEVLRSKHVLEEQLVSCRAEVNTVRQKFEEEIQEERSRYQGEIECIQSAHEQSLGGVEKTLKEELNKLKLVVEEKEKGLEEQLKKEQNLKEATEKALQEGKDRLDQLAASHQQEMKDLQEHTSSVEVAQRASTLEMEDLRQRLQKAQEEKDSLLEVSAQQGEVTVELSSCRSRIKELELQLQNTLNASEQKTEDLLQKHSTDQKVLVQQLEQVKKELCVQEQTFNELLAKQQQEEQQMRKRIGDERAALEKTLENVKKEMEDKLKVQETKTEKIKQKAKDMNEKMKKKIQEQEEKFKKELEKKDRELTEKDKQVKEKILEMAQVNSADISDTVMQLEATHKEQMERLRDALKKEQEDLSQSWQRKMCQQEELQEKLQSLTQEVVEVTQQLVTSRDEKEELHQNIKNLREELAMRETTVQKLQAELKEAATKLESLSGSEMMLKEQVEAIEKNLNQALTERNSFQDQLSKTEEENREKLQTLSKELEETQSKMQVLEVSNKESGDWQKRLEKCALQMQVKEDDFRNQINLVHTQLTLLCGEVQMKMNGTANDLCDQVEGRLGALKDRVICGQKRVEQLRSTILTRTVKMSSLEEQLQQKSQEIRRLSDSLEQMTSQINVNAEHISAVTAENQTLQKDLQMLAEKDLCIDQLRKDNVSISETLKGNNLHISSLEGIINDLKNQLQNSVAGKDELISSLNHEHKEQQQKLLNDMEETVKALSSEKAAALEQAEQYKNKASEIKKKVEARFTQNHNMVKSLQAKLEDMEKEITEKDKQLEKLTAIIDQQSVSKSEMDQSLSEKEQRLSALTAELAGCRSRASELEEQVAVREREQRELEERLQQAQVQAAQIRSQDQQAQEHLQSLALENETTRQELEKQKDDFERVKAEILRSKEEALKAADERLASESASKLAELKKKAEQKISQVRKQLTAQVEVKEQILKNVQSQLEEKDQAFKALEKQLEDLKKDVEERELSTKSLEEKVQFLEGALSKGKVEAEHQVEQVKNDERRDKESSLHLLKEAYEQKITTLEGEVANQKEALQTLQEKEREKVSIHEEVNCKLMEAVNKLKQAEEEKISFQAEVDKLNVDLAAQIALAEVFSDLQGQVQEKERKIMELESCLRELKNLMDTDSSEHIVALKVEEGQACLAEGPENKGCLQGSLVEECKQKLQGMGMRLRESEALLREHKQRSAAVMAAGPSPDGLCEETRTVQGELHCKPNEADSEKQKLHKDLARLQKDLRSLRKEHEQELELVKQEMAEECKKDHKMELEDMEMQHNSRLKQLLREYNTQMAKKEQELESAVREAIGKAQEVEAELIESHRDETSQLRKTITQKEEDLTRTVNRYEEILQNREEEMGARVWEIQKELDEFQQRIQNSEQGSPADLQAQLAQKTTLLSEARLKEQEYQEKIHSLEDRLRCLHKNSVVTHLGTMRRDAGHYSSDAFSEPTEFEYLRKVMFEYMMGRETKTMAKVITSVLKFPPDQAQKILEKEDSRTLFSSASGGIF
- the LOC125748408 gene encoding golgin subfamily A member 4-like isoform X3, with protein sequence MFKKLKQKINEEQSPQRNAQPQQQLQQQAQVGPRDPPSRAASLLQDDSPPAPTDRELLAGMIAEPAFLSEYTIFALDHSKRPTAAEVVAATTSKGAGQTTPLRGSVNGDDSTSPQKQESLAQKLQLRVSSMESLFRSPGKADGLMRTPSRESLVRSSSRDSLTRLESESLGVTPSYDPPSDIESEAEDMPGNSDTLSKEQLLHRLHRVDRSLANYRGKYSELVTAYRTIQREKEKTQVILSQSQDKALRRIGELREELQMDQQAKKHLQEEFDAALEEKDQLITVLQTQVALMKKRMQGIPVEGVPPESDIAQPEGSQETSSPESSCSNEAGGGNVPVEALQQRIRRQENLLQKCKELLRSQKERSTQLGSENEALQQQLQERLQELEKMKELHTTEKTRLITQLRDAKNLIEQLEQDKGMVIAETKRQMHETLEMKEEEVAQLRARIQQAIAEKEELQEQREKSERAAFEELERALGVAQRAEEARRQLQAKTEEQMKQVERTSEEERRSLQQELTRVKQEVVQIMKTSSEERVAELEKSHAQVLARKEQELDDRMKQQDIQFQEQLNQALEKCQTELTQAMQERDQQTALALEEAELQKAAVQSERDGQVQELQQELEASRTRILELKSSLPKTHQDGADSPVEIATQTEEENSKPEEEYQAQEAKHQEDLVLIREQCLTEVKKLQEQHQVIMEAALKEKEVQFHTHVEDMNLRTLEKLDVKQTELEALANELNEVLRSKHVLEEQLVSCRAEVNTVRQKFEEEIQEERSRYQGEIECIQSAHEQSLGGVEKTLKEELNKLKLVVEEKEKGLEEQLKKEQNLKEATEKALQEGKDRLDQLAASHQQEMKDLQEHTSSVEVAQRASTLEMEDLRQRLQKAQEEKDSLLEVSAQQGEVTVELSSCRSRIKELELQLQNTLNASEQKTEDLLQKHSTDQKVLVQQLEQVKKELCVQEQTFNELLAKQQQEEQQMRKRIGDERAALEKTLENVKKEMEDKLKVQETKTEKIKQKAKDMNEKMKKKIQEQEEKFKKELEKKDRELTEKDKQVKEKILEMAQVNSADISDTVMQLEATHKEQMERLRDALKKEQEDLSQSWQRKMCQQEELQEKLQSLTQEVVEVTQQLVTSRDEKEELHQNIKNLREELAMRETTVQKLQAELKEAATKLESLSGSEMMLKEQVEAIEKNLNQALTERNSFQDQLSKTEEENREKLQTLSKELEETQSKMQVLEVSNKESGDWQKRLEKCALQMQVKEDDFRNQINLVHTQLTLLCGEVQMKMNGTANDLCDQVEGRLGALKDRVICGQKRVEQLRSTILTRTVKMSSLEEQLQQKSQEIRRLSDSLEQMTSQINVNAEHISAVTAENQTLQKDLQMLAEKDLCIDQLRKDNVSISETLKGNNLHISSLEGIINDLKNQLQNSVAGKDELISSLNHEHKEQQQKLLNDMEETVKALSSEKAAALEQAEQYKNKASEIKKKVEARFTQNHNMVKSLQAKLEDMEKEITEKDKQLEKLTAIIDQQSVSKSEMDQSLSEKEQRLSALTAELAGCRSRASELEEQVAVREREQRELEERLQQAQVQAAQIRSQDQQAQEHLQSLALENETTRQELEKQKDDFERVKAEILRSKEEALKAADERLASESASKLAELKKKAEQKISQVRKQLTAQVEVKEQILKNVQSQLEEKDQAFKALEKQLEDLKKDVEERELSTKSLEEKVQFLEGALSKGKVEAEHQVEQVKNDERRDKESSLHLLKEAYEQKITTLEGEVANQKEALQTLQEKEREKVSIHEEVNCKLMEAVNKLKQAEEEKISFQAEVDKLNVDLAAQIALAEVFSDLQGQVQEKERKIMELESCLRELKNLMDTDSSEHIVALKVEEGQACLAEGPENKGCLQGSLVEECKQKLQGMGMRLRESEALLREHKQRSAAVMAAGPSPDGLCEETRTVQGELHCKPNEADSEKQKLHKDLARLQKDLRSLRKEHEQELELVKQEMAEECKKDHKMELEDMEMQHNSRLKQLLREYNTQMAKKEQELESAVREAIGKAQEVEAELIESHRDETSQLRKTITQKEEDLTRTVNRYEEILQNREEEMGARVWEIQKELDEFQQRIQNSEQGSPADLQAQLAQKTTLLSEARLKEQEYQEKIHSLEDRLRCLHKNSVVTHLGTMRRDAGHYSSDAFSEPTEFEYLRKVMFEYMMGRETKTMAKVITSVLKFPPDQAQKILEKEDSRTLPWLR